In Kitasatospora sp. NBC_00240, the following are encoded in one genomic region:
- a CDS encoding aminopeptidase P family protein: MSDAYAGRRERLRENCSAKGADAALITRPSNVRYLTGCGPCGATLLLTRERALLALPDDLPPDDTGEHLLGEDLGQLLVTSGADTALAAAEAAAQLRVGDLVVEEHDLTVARHRAVAGLAEGVRLADLGRAVERMRVVKDEHEIADLRIAAEIADQALSELLESILVGRTERHLAMELERRMIDHGADKAAFPVSVGTGSHSGQENHQPTDRRVEEGDFLTVVLGAQYRGYAVSTARTFVIGASPAPWQVELHRLVFRAQRAGREALGPGVESCVPDQAAREILQAAGHSEASPHPVGHGIGLEIREAPRLGPADMGKLDNRVPVTVGPGVHLPGKGGVRIEDTLVVRPLEEGGPELLTITTKELLAL, translated from the coding sequence ATGTCTGATGCGTACGCGGGCCGGCGGGAGCGTCTGAGGGAGAACTGCAGCGCGAAGGGGGCGGACGCGGCGCTGATCACCCGGCCGTCGAACGTCCGCTACCTCACCGGCTGCGGCCCGTGCGGTGCCACCTTGCTGCTCACCCGGGAGCGCGCCCTGCTGGCGCTGCCGGACGACCTGCCGCCGGACGACACCGGCGAGCACCTGCTCGGCGAGGACCTCGGCCAGCTGCTGGTGACGTCCGGCGCCGACACCGCGCTCGCCGCCGCCGAGGCCGCCGCCCAGTTGCGGGTGGGCGACCTGGTGGTCGAGGAGCACGACCTGACGGTGGCCCGGCACCGCGCGGTGGCCGGCCTCGCCGAGGGCGTCCGGCTGGCCGACCTGGGCCGGGCCGTCGAGCGGATGCGGGTGGTCAAGGACGAGCACGAGATCGCCGACCTGCGGATCGCGGCCGAGATCGCCGACCAGGCGCTGAGCGAGCTGCTCGAATCGATCCTGGTCGGCCGGACCGAGCGGCACCTGGCGATGGAGCTGGAGCGCCGCATGATCGACCACGGCGCGGACAAGGCGGCCTTCCCGGTGTCGGTCGGCACCGGCAGCCACTCCGGGCAGGAGAACCACCAGCCCACCGACCGCCGGGTCGAGGAGGGCGACTTCCTGACCGTCGTGCTCGGCGCCCAGTACCGCGGCTACGCCGTCTCCACCGCCCGGACCTTCGTCATCGGCGCCTCCCCGGCGCCCTGGCAGGTGGAGCTCCACCGGCTGGTCTTCCGGGCCCAGCGGGCCGGGCGGGAGGCCCTCGGGCCGGGGGTGGAAAGCTGCGTACCCGACCAGGCCGCGCGGGAGATCCTGCAGGCGGCCGGGCACTCCGAGGCCTCCCCGCACCCCGTCGGGCACGGCATCGGGTTGGAGATCCGGGAGGCGCCGCGTCTCGGTCCCGCAGACATGGGTAAACTGGACAATCGCGTGCCGGTCACCGTCGGTCCGGGGGTTCATCTCCCGGGAAAGGGCGGGGTCCGGATCGAGGACACGCTCGTGGTACGCCCCCTCGAAGAGGGCGGGCCCGAGCTGCTCACCATCACCACCAAGGAGCTCCTCGCCCTGTAG
- the rpmG gene encoding 50S ribosomal protein L33, whose translation MARNELRPVVRLRSTAGTGYTYVTRLNRRNDPDRMALRKYDPVARQHVLFREER comes from the coding sequence ATGGCCCGCAACGAACTGCGCCCGGTCGTCCGACTCCGCTCCACGGCCGGCACCGGCTACACCTACGTGACCCGGCTGAACCGGCGCAACGACCCCGACCGGATGGCGCTGCGCAAGTACGACCCGGTCGCGCGGCAGCACGTGCTGTTCCGCGAGGAGCGCTGA
- a CDS encoding type B 50S ribosomal protein L31, which yields MQTGIHPAYRPVVFRDRSGDLAFLTRSTIGAGTGAGRTVAWEDGNSYPVVDVEISSASHPFHTGRARVLDSAGRVEAFHRRYGRRHG from the coding sequence ATGCAGACCGGTATCCACCCCGCGTACCGCCCGGTCGTCTTCCGCGACCGCAGCGGTGACCTGGCCTTCCTCACCCGCTCGACCATCGGTGCCGGCACCGGCGCCGGCCGGACGGTCGCGTGGGAGGACGGCAACAGCTACCCCGTGGTCGACGTCGAGATCTCCTCGGCGAGCCACCCCTTCCACACCGGCCGGGCCAGGGTGCTGGACAGCGCCGGCCGGGTCGAGGCCTTCCACCGCCGGTACGGCCGGCGGCACGGCTGA
- a CDS encoding HoxN/HupN/NixA family nickel/cobalt transporter — MTLPEIGAARTAAPAVDPALPAFRWRREDTVRTAGLMAVILAMHVVAFGTLFFLVAPHEYAVGTQVFGVGLGITAYTLGMRHAFDADHIAVIDNTTRKLMADGRRPVSVGFWFALGHSSMVVVMAALVAGGAQLANTLMDEDSVTHQWLGVLGTSASGAFLYLIGALNLAALFGILRVFRAMRDGRYDEAELEEHLNSRGLFNRVLSRATRSITRPGQMFPVGMVLGLGFDTATEVTLMVMAGSGAAAGLPWYAIVCLPLLFAAGMSLFDTLDGTFMNFAYQWAFSNPVRKVYYNLTITGLSIAVAFIIGTIELVGVLHEKLDLTDPVSGWIAGLSLDNVGYVIVGLFVVVWAAAIAYWRLGRVEQRWAARP; from the coding sequence ATGACCCTGCCCGAAATCGGTGCTGCCCGAACGGCGGCGCCCGCGGTCGACCCCGCGCTCCCCGCCTTCCGCTGGCGGCGCGAGGACACCGTACGGACGGCCGGGCTGATGGCGGTGATCCTGGCGATGCACGTGGTGGCGTTCGGGACGCTGTTCTTCCTGGTCGCGCCGCACGAGTACGCGGTCGGTACCCAGGTCTTCGGGGTTGGCCTGGGCATCACCGCGTACACCCTGGGCATGCGGCACGCCTTCGACGCGGACCACATCGCGGTGATCGACAACACCACCCGCAAGCTGATGGCGGACGGCCGGCGCCCGGTGTCGGTGGGCTTCTGGTTCGCGCTCGGGCACTCCTCGATGGTCGTGGTGATGGCGGCCCTGGTGGCGGGCGGCGCCCAGCTGGCCAACACCCTGATGGACGAGGACTCGGTCACCCACCAGTGGCTCGGGGTGCTGGGCACCAGCGCCTCGGGGGCCTTCCTCTACCTGATCGGCGCGCTCAACCTGGCCGCGCTCTTCGGCATCCTGCGGGTCTTCCGCGCGATGCGGGACGGCCGCTACGACGAGGCGGAGCTGGAGGAGCACCTCAACTCCCGGGGCCTGTTCAACCGGGTGCTGAGCCGGGCCACCCGCTCGATCACCCGGCCCGGCCAGATGTTCCCGGTCGGCATGGTGCTGGGCCTCGGCTTCGACACCGCGACCGAGGTGACCCTGATGGTGATGGCCGGCAGCGGCGCGGCGGCGGGCCTGCCCTGGTACGCGATCGTCTGCCTGCCGCTGCTGTTCGCCGCCGGGATGAGCCTGTTCGACACGCTGGACGGGACCTTCATGAACTTCGCCTACCAGTGGGCGTTCTCCAACCCGGTGCGCAAGGTGTACTACAACCTGACCATCACCGGGCTTTCGATCGCGGTCGCCTTCATCATCGGCACCATCGAACTGGTGGGCGTGCTGCACGAGAAGCTGGACCTGACCGACCCGGTCAGCGGCTGGATCGCCGGCCTCTCGCTCGACAACGTCGGGTACGTGATCGTCGGCCTGTTCGTGGTGGTCTGGGCGGCGGCGATCGCGTACTGGCGGCTGGGTCGGGTCGAGCAGCGCTGGGCCGCCCGGCCCTGA
- a CDS encoding metalloregulator ArsR/SmtB family transcription factor, with translation MHLVPAERADHRTIDGHRVCEAIAAIGDTARVRTWAERFSLLADPGRLALLLALHRAGPLAVSDLAVATGMRDPAVSQALRLLRTAGVVAGERDGRVVRYRVVDQELGTLLAPCAAAGQGGPEPAVS, from the coding sequence ATGCATCTCGTACCGGCCGAGCGCGCGGACCACCGGACCATCGACGGGCACCGGGTCTGCGAGGCCATCGCGGCGATCGGCGACACCGCCCGGGTGCGCACCTGGGCCGAGCGCTTCTCGCTGCTCGCCGACCCCGGCAGGCTCGCACTGCTGCTCGCCCTGCACCGCGCCGGGCCGCTCGCCGTCAGCGACCTGGCGGTGGCCACCGGCATGCGCGACCCGGCCGTCTCGCAGGCGCTCCGGCTGCTGCGCACCGCCGGCGTGGTGGCCGGGGAGCGGGACGGCCGGGTGGTGCGCTACCGGGTCGTCGACCAGGAGCTCGGCACCCTGCTGGCCCCCTGCGCGGCGGCCGGGCAGGGGGGCCCGGAGCCGGCCGTCAGCTGA
- a CDS encoding zinc-binding dehydrogenase — MRELRFHAYGGPAALRLDEVAEPAAGPGELLVRPDLAGVTLPALRQLRAPGAPQAPAGLGGEYLGRVVAVGEGVTGFTPGDRVGGIAPSVHADLVAAPAALAVAVPGEPAAGDALAVLRSGLVALGALRVGGLRPGESVLVTAAAGGVGHLAVQLAGALGAGRVTAAVGAEGKAAFVRGLGADEVVRYQDGPWGEQVDLVLDGVGGEVLPRAVGALAPFGRLVALGGAGGALDAGELLRGMRTVTGLSMAVLARQRPALLAEWRQELWALLGRGALRPVCVEFPIAAAAEAFGLLERRANLGKVALRIS, encoded by the coding sequence ATGCGCGAACTCAGGTTCCACGCGTACGGCGGCCCGGCGGCGCTCCGGCTGGACGAGGTGGCCGAGCCGGCGGCCGGCCCGGGAGAACTGCTGGTACGCCCCGACCTGGCCGGGGTCACGCTGCCCGCGCTCCGGCAACTGCGCGCACCGGGTGCCCCGCAGGCGCCGGCCGGCCTGGGCGGCGAGTACCTCGGCCGGGTGGTCGCGGTCGGCGAGGGCGTCACCGGTTTCACGCCCGGCGACCGGGTCGGCGGCATCGCCCCGTCGGTGCACGCCGACCTGGTGGCCGCCCCGGCGGCGCTCGCCGTCGCCGTGCCGGGGGAGCCGGCCGCCGGCGACGCGCTCGCGGTGCTGCGCAGCGGGCTGGTCGCCCTCGGCGCGCTGCGGGTGGGTGGGCTACGGCCCGGTGAGTCGGTGCTGGTCACGGCGGCTGCTGGCGGGGTGGGCCACCTGGCGGTCCAGTTGGCCGGGGCGCTCGGCGCGGGCCGGGTGACCGCGGCCGTGGGCGCCGAGGGGAAGGCCGCCTTCGTCCGGGGGCTGGGCGCCGACGAGGTGGTCCGGTACCAGGACGGCCCCTGGGGCGAGCAGGTGGACCTCGTCCTCGACGGTGTCGGCGGCGAGGTGCTGCCCAGAGCCGTCGGGGCCTTGGCGCCCTTCGGGCGGCTGGTCGCCCTCGGCGGCGCGGGCGGGGCACTCGACGCCGGCGAACTGCTGCGCGGGATGCGGACGGTGACCGGCCTGTCGATGGCGGTGCTGGCACGGCAGCGCCCCGCGCTGCTCGCCGAATGGCGCCAGGAACTCTGGGCGTTGCTCGGGCGAGGGGCACTCCGGCCGGTCTGCGTCGAGTTCCCGATCGCCGCGGCGGCCGAGGCCTTCGGCCTGCTGGAGCGCCGGGCCAACCTGGGCAAGGTCGCCCTGCGGATCAGCTGA
- a CDS encoding MarR family transcriptional regulator, with amino-acid sequence MPETPLTHLQTLPSWLLGRASALGHRLVADQFAREGVRLPHHAVLCGVAEHGPLAQAELARLVRIDPKDMVAVLNDLQAKELVTRTPDPRDRRKNAIALSPAGHALLARLQILGDEANAALLAPLDPEERTRLAELLARVVAAPRD; translated from the coding sequence ATGCCCGAGACCCCGCTCACCCACCTGCAGACCCTGCCCAGCTGGCTGCTCGGCCGGGCCTCCGCACTCGGGCACCGCCTGGTGGCCGATCAGTTCGCGCGTGAGGGCGTCCGCCTGCCGCACCACGCCGTGCTCTGCGGTGTCGCCGAGCACGGCCCGCTCGCCCAGGCGGAGCTCGCCCGGCTCGTCCGGATCGATCCCAAGGACATGGTCGCCGTCCTCAACGACCTCCAGGCCAAGGAGCTCGTCACCCGTACGCCTGACCCGAGGGACCGGCGCAAGAACGCCATCGCCCTCTCCCCCGCCGGCCACGCCCTGCTGGCCCGGCTGCAGATCCTCGGCGACGAGGCCAACGCGGCGCTGCTCGCACCGCTCGACCCCGAGGAGCGCACCCGGCTGGCGGAGCTGCTCGCCCGGGTCGTCGCCGCCCCGCGGGACTGA
- a CDS encoding DNA-formamidopyrimidine glycosylase family protein encodes MPEGHIIHRLAAENLKTFGGRPVRVSSPQGRFADGAKLIDGQLLATAEATGKHLFLGFEEGAWLHVHLGLYGGFTFGAGAAPAPVGVVRLRLENDDAYADLRGPTTCELLTAAEKAAVHARLGPDPLRADADPVLAWRRISASRTTVAALLMDQKVLAGVGNVYRAEVLFRLGISPHRAGRDLTRAEWDAVWADLVELMHEGAGAGRIDTVRPEHTPEAMGRPPRVDDHGGEVYVYRRAAMPCLVCGTDVRTEEHAARNLFWCPTCQQV; translated from the coding sequence GTGCCCGAAGGCCACATCATCCACCGCCTCGCCGCCGAGAACCTCAAGACCTTCGGCGGCCGTCCCGTCCGGGTCTCCAGCCCGCAGGGCCGGTTCGCCGACGGCGCCAAGCTGATCGACGGGCAGCTGCTCGCCACGGCCGAGGCCACCGGGAAGCACCTCTTCCTCGGCTTCGAGGAGGGCGCCTGGCTGCACGTCCACCTCGGCCTCTACGGCGGCTTCACCTTCGGTGCGGGCGCGGCCCCCGCACCGGTCGGCGTGGTGCGGCTGCGCCTGGAGAACGACGACGCGTACGCCGACCTGCGCGGCCCCACCACCTGCGAGCTGCTCACCGCCGCCGAGAAGGCCGCGGTGCACGCCCGCCTCGGTCCCGACCCGCTGCGGGCGGACGCCGATCCCGTCCTCGCCTGGCGGCGGATCTCCGCCAGCCGGACGACCGTCGCGGCCCTGCTGATGGACCAGAAGGTGCTGGCCGGGGTCGGCAACGTCTACCGCGCCGAGGTGCTGTTCCGGCTCGGCATCAGCCCGCACCGGGCCGGCCGCGACCTGACCCGCGCCGAGTGGGACGCCGTCTGGGCCGATCTGGTGGAGCTGATGCACGAGGGTGCCGGCGCGGGCCGGATCGACACCGTGCGCCCCGAGCACACCCCCGAGGCGATGGGCCGCCCGCCGCGGGTGGACGACCACGGCGGCGAGGTCTACGTCTACCGCCGCGCGGCCATGCCCTGCCTGGTCTGCGGGACGGACGTCCGCACCGAGGAGCACGCCGCCCGGAACCTCTTCTGGTGCCCCACCTGCCAGCAGGTCTGA
- a CDS encoding AAA family ATPase — protein sequence MPDLPVVPAAPGPAAITAAPLFVSTNAAGPPPGHPAPQHPYGNPALRAHGAPGPPGQPVPAGATGHFLLPSGAPVQLPAHPQQHAPTGPIAVLLIGPAGAGKTTVARHWAERRPSPTAHISLDDVREWVQSGFANPQSGWNNASEAQYRLARRTCGFACRNYLANGISCIIDDAVFPDRPAIGLGGWKRHIGPGMIPVVLLPGLDSVLARNARRSGNRRLSDEEVARIHGRMAGWYNSGLPIIDNSQLDVGATAAALDQVILARLLGRPVR from the coding sequence GTGCCCGACCTGCCCGTGGTGCCCGCCGCCCCCGGGCCGGCCGCCATCACCGCGGCCCCGCTCTTCGTCAGCACCAACGCGGCCGGCCCGCCCCCCGGCCACCCCGCCCCGCAGCACCCGTACGGGAACCCGGCCCTGCGCGCGCACGGCGCCCCCGGACCGCCCGGCCAGCCCGTGCCCGCGGGAGCGACCGGGCACTTCCTGCTGCCGTCCGGCGCGCCCGTGCAACTCCCGGCGCACCCGCAGCAGCACGCCCCGACCGGCCCCATCGCCGTCCTGCTGATCGGCCCGGCCGGCGCCGGCAAGACGACCGTCGCCCGGCACTGGGCCGAGCGCCGCCCGTCCCCGACCGCGCACATCAGCCTGGACGACGTCCGCGAGTGGGTGCAGTCCGGCTTCGCCAACCCGCAGTCCGGCTGGAACAACGCCTCCGAGGCCCAGTACCGGCTGGCCCGCCGCACCTGCGGCTTCGCCTGCCGCAACTACCTCGCCAACGGCATCTCGTGCATCATCGACGACGCGGTCTTCCCCGACCGCCCGGCGATCGGCCTCGGCGGCTGGAAGCGCCACATCGGCCCCGGCATGATCCCCGTGGTGCTGCTCCCCGGCCTGGACTCCGTGCTCGCCCGCAACGCCCGCCGCAGCGGCAACCGGCGCCTCAGCGACGAGGAGGTCGCCCGGATCCACGGCCGGATGGCCGGCTGGTACAACTCCGGGCTGCCGATCATCGACAACTCCCAGCTGGACGTCGGCGCCACCGCCGCGGCCCTGGACCAGGTCATCCTGGCCCGGCTGCTGGGCCGGCCGGTGCGCTGA
- the aroQ gene encoding type II 3-dehydroquinate dehydratase codes for MVLNGPNLGRLGSREPDVYGATSYAGLVERCTALGKEFGFEVEVHETNSEQQMVEWLHEAADGQVPVVINPGAFTHYSYAMRDAAAQRTAPLIEVHISNPYAREEFRHTSVIAAVASGTIAGFGLGSYELALRALAEQLTTR; via the coding sequence ATGGTGCTCAACGGTCCCAACCTGGGCCGGCTCGGCAGCAGGGAGCCCGACGTCTACGGGGCCACCTCGTACGCCGGACTGGTCGAGCGCTGCACCGCGCTGGGCAAGGAGTTCGGCTTCGAGGTCGAGGTGCACGAGACCAACTCCGAGCAGCAGATGGTCGAGTGGCTGCACGAGGCGGCCGACGGGCAGGTGCCGGTGGTGATCAACCCGGGTGCCTTCACGCACTACTCGTACGCGATGCGCGACGCCGCCGCCCAGCGGACGGCGCCGCTGATCGAGGTGCACATCTCCAACCCGTACGCGCGCGAGGAGTTCCGGCACACCTCGGTGATCGCCGCGGTGGCCTCCGGCACCATCGCCGGTTTCGGCCTCGGCTCGTACGAGCTGGCCCTGCGCGCCCTGGCGGAGCAGCTCACCACACGCTGA
- the aroB gene encoding 3-dehydroquinate synthase produces MTDTVTIHVGGSAGHDPYDVLIGHQLLGELGKLIGTRARRVAIIHPEALEATGEAIREDLAAEGYEAIALQVPNAEEAKSAEVAAYCWSVLGQTGFTRSDVIVGLGGGATTDLAGFVAATWLRGVRWISMPTTLLGMVDAAVGGKTGINIAEGKNMVGAFHPPAGVLADLDTLETVPKHDYVSGLAEVIKAGFIADPVILDLVEADPEGAKSPAGPHTLELIRRAIQVKADVVSGDLKEAGRREILNYGHTLAHAIERNERYKWRHGAAVSVGMVFAAELGRLAGRLDDETADRHRTVLASVGLPLTYRGDAWPKLLDAMKIDKKSRGDLLRFIVLDGLARTSVLEGPDPSLLVAAYAEVSA; encoded by the coding sequence ATGACTGACACCGTGACCATCCACGTCGGTGGCAGCGCCGGCCACGACCCGTACGACGTGCTGATCGGGCACCAGCTGCTGGGCGAGCTGGGCAAGCTGATCGGCACCCGCGCGCGCCGGGTCGCGATCATCCACCCGGAGGCCCTGGAGGCCACCGGAGAGGCGATCCGCGAGGACCTCGCGGCCGAGGGCTACGAGGCGATCGCCCTCCAGGTGCCCAACGCCGAGGAGGCCAAGAGCGCCGAGGTCGCCGCGTACTGCTGGTCGGTGCTCGGCCAGACCGGCTTCACCCGCAGCGACGTGATCGTCGGTCTCGGCGGCGGCGCCACCACCGACCTGGCCGGCTTCGTCGCCGCGACCTGGCTGCGCGGGGTGCGCTGGATCTCGATGCCCACCACGCTGCTCGGCATGGTCGACGCGGCCGTCGGCGGCAAGACCGGCATCAACATCGCCGAGGGCAAGAACATGGTGGGGGCCTTCCACCCGCCGGCCGGCGTGCTCGCCGACCTGGACACCCTGGAGACGGTGCCCAAGCACGACTACGTCTCCGGGCTCGCCGAGGTCATCAAGGCCGGCTTCATCGCCGACCCGGTGATCCTCGACCTGGTCGAGGCCGACCCCGAGGGCGCCAAGAGCCCGGCCGGCCCGCACACCCTTGAGCTCATCCGGCGGGCCATCCAGGTCAAGGCCGACGTGGTCTCCGGCGACCTCAAGGAGGCCGGCCGCCGCGAGATCCTCAACTACGGCCACACCCTCGCGCACGCGATCGAGCGCAACGAGCGCTACAAGTGGCGGCACGGCGCGGCCGTCTCGGTCGGCATGGTCTTCGCCGCCGAACTCGGTCGGCTCGCCGGGCGGCTGGACGACGAGACCGCCGACCGGCACCGCACCGTGCTCGCCTCGGTCGGCCTGCCGCTCACCTACCGCGGGGACGCCTGGCCGAAGCTGCTGGACGCCATGAAGATCGACAAGAAGTCGCGCGGCGACCTGCTGCGCTTCATCGTCCTCGACGGCCTGGCCAGGACCTCCGTGCTGGAGGGCCCCGATCCGTCGCTGCTGGTCGCCGCCTACGCGGAGGTCTCCGCGTGA
- a CDS encoding shikimate kinase has translation MTAPVLVLVGPPGSGKTTVGRELAARLGVAFRDTDADIEALAGKPIAEIFIDEGEPHFRELEVAAVRDAAAAHPGVLALGGGAVLAEATRTVLAGLPVVFLEVALADAVKRVGLDAPRPLLAVNPRASWRELMEARRPLYLEVATAVVATEGRSPEQVADAVLEALELQPT, from the coding sequence ATGACCGCACCGGTCCTCGTGCTGGTCGGCCCGCCCGGCAGTGGCAAGACCACCGTCGGGCGGGAGCTGGCCGCGCGACTCGGGGTCGCCTTCCGGGACACCGACGCCGACATCGAGGCGCTGGCCGGCAAGCCGATCGCGGAGATCTTCATCGACGAGGGCGAGCCGCACTTCCGGGAGCTGGAGGTGGCCGCCGTCCGCGACGCCGCCGCCGCCCACCCCGGCGTGCTCGCCCTCGGCGGCGGCGCGGTGCTGGCCGAGGCCACCCGCACCGTCCTGGCGGGCCTGCCCGTGGTGTTCCTGGAGGTCGCCCTCGCCGACGCCGTCAAGCGGGTCGGCCTGGACGCGCCGCGCCCGCTGCTCGCGGTCAACCCGCGGGCCAGCTGGCGCGAGCTGATGGAGGCCAGGCGGCCGCTCTACCTGGAGGTGGCGACCGCCGTCGTCGCCACCGAGGGGCGCTCCCCGGAGCAGGTCGCCGACGCCGTACTCGAAGCACTGGAGCTGCAGCCGACATGA
- the aroC gene encoding chorismate synthase, translating to MGTLRWLTAGESHGPALVATLEGLPAGVPVTTELVADALARRRLGYGRGARMKFEQDEVTFLGGVRHGLTMGSPVAVMVGNTEWPKWEQVMSADPVDPEILAGLGRNEALTRPRPGHADLAGMQKYSIDEARPILERASARETAARVALGAVARSYLKETCGIELVSHVVELAAAKAPAGVLPLPSDEARLDEDPVRCLDADASKRMVAEIDQAHKDGDTLGGVVEVLAYGLPPGLGSHVHWDRRLDARLAAALMGIQAIKGVEVGDGFELARVPGSQAHDEIVPTPEGVKRTSGRSGGTEGGLSTGELLRVRAAMKPIATVPRALQTLDVRTGEPAKAHHQRSDVCAVPAAGIVAEAMVALVLADAVNEKFGGDNVSETRRNVQGYLDNLIVR from the coding sequence TTGGGTACGTTGCGCTGGCTGACCGCGGGGGAGTCGCACGGCCCCGCACTCGTCGCGACGCTGGAGGGCCTGCCCGCCGGCGTACCGGTGACCACCGAGCTCGTCGCCGACGCGCTGGCCCGCCGCCGGCTCGGTTACGGCCGCGGCGCCCGGATGAAGTTCGAGCAGGACGAGGTGACCTTCCTCGGCGGTGTGCGGCACGGCCTGACCATGGGCAGCCCGGTGGCGGTCATGGTGGGCAACACCGAGTGGCCCAAGTGGGAGCAGGTCATGTCGGCGGACCCGGTCGACCCGGAGATCCTGGCCGGCCTCGGCCGCAACGAGGCGCTCACCCGCCCCCGCCCCGGCCACGCCGACCTGGCGGGCATGCAGAAGTACTCCATCGACGAGGCCCGGCCGATCCTGGAGCGCGCCAGCGCCCGTGAGACGGCCGCCCGGGTGGCGCTGGGCGCGGTCGCCCGCTCCTACCTGAAGGAGACCTGCGGCATCGAGCTGGTCTCGCACGTCGTGGAGCTGGCCGCCGCCAAGGCCCCGGCCGGCGTGCTGCCGCTGCCCTCGGACGAGGCCCGCCTCGACGAGGACCCGGTGCGCTGCCTGGACGCCGACGCCTCCAAGCGGATGGTCGCCGAGATCGACCAGGCCCACAAGGACGGCGACACCCTCGGCGGTGTGGTCGAGGTGCTCGCCTACGGCCTGCCGCCGGGCCTCGGCTCGCACGTGCACTGGGACCGCCGGCTGGACGCCAGGCTGGCCGCCGCCCTGATGGGCATCCAGGCGATCAAGGGCGTCGAGGTCGGCGACGGCTTCGAGCTGGCCCGGGTCCCCGGCTCGCAGGCGCACGACGAGATCGTCCCGACCCCGGAGGGCGTGAAGCGCACCTCCGGCCGTTCGGGCGGTACCGAGGGCGGTCTGTCCACCGGCGAGCTGCTGCGGGTGCGCGCCGCGATGAAGCCGATCGCGACCGTCCCGCGCGCCCTGCAGACCCTGGACGTGCGCACCGGCGAGCCGGCCAAGGCGCACCACCAGCGGTCCGACGTCTGTGCCGTGCCGGCGGCGGGCATCGTCGCCGAGGCGATGGTGGCGCTGGTGCTGGCCGACGCGGTGAACGAGAAGTTCGGCGGCGACAACGTCTCCGAGACCCGCCGCAACGTCCAGGGCTACCTCGACAACCTGATCGTCCGATGA
- a CDS encoding shikimate dehydrogenase, giving the protein MTRTRAAVLGSPIAHSLSPVLHRAAFRALGLAQWSYQRFEVDEAGLPGFFAGLDEAGWAGLSLTMPLKRAVIPLLDEVSATARSVDAVNTVVLHPDGRRTGDNTDVPGLVNALRERGVRSVPAAAVLGAGATASSALAALAQICTGEVTVYVRSAERAREMAELGERLGLDLRTADWERGAEALERPLTVSTTPAGATDGFTAGLPAEPGALFDVLYHPWPTKLVAACAERGATVLGGLDLLVHQAVLQSEAFTGITPGPLAAMREAGEAALAAG; this is encoded by the coding sequence ATGACCCGGACCAGGGCGGCCGTGCTCGGCTCGCCGATCGCCCACTCCCTCTCACCCGTGCTGCACCGGGCGGCGTTCCGGGCGCTGGGCCTGGCGCAGTGGAGTTATCAGCGCTTCGAGGTGGACGAGGCCGGTCTGCCCGGGTTCTTCGCCGGGCTGGACGAGGCCGGGTGGGCCGGGCTCTCGCTGACCATGCCGCTCAAGCGGGCGGTGATCCCGCTGCTGGACGAGGTGAGCGCCACGGCCCGTTCGGTGGACGCCGTCAACACGGTGGTCCTCCACCCGGACGGGCGCCGGACGGGCGACAACACGGACGTCCCGGGCCTGGTGAACGCGCTGCGCGAGCGCGGCGTGCGGAGCGTCCCGGCCGCCGCCGTGCTGGGGGCCGGGGCCACCGCCTCCTCGGCGCTGGCCGCGCTGGCCCAGATCTGCACCGGCGAGGTGACGGTCTACGTCCGCAGCGCCGAGCGGGCCCGGGAGATGGCCGAGCTCGGCGAGCGGCTCGGCCTCGACCTGCGGACCGCCGACTGGGAGCGCGGCGCCGAGGCGCTGGAGCGTCCGCTGACCGTCTCCACCACGCCCGCCGGGGCCACCGACGGGTTCACCGCCGGGCTGCCGGCGGAGCCGGGCGCGCTCTTCGACGTGCTCTACCACCCGTGGCCGACCAAGCTGGTCGCGGCCTGCGCCGAGCGCGGCGCCACCGTGCTGGGCGGCCTGGACCTGCTGGTGCACCAGGCCGTGCTGCAGAGCGAGGCGTTCACCGGGATCACCCCCGGCCCGCTGGCCGCGATGCGCGAGGCGGGCGAGGCGGCCCTCGCCGCGGGCTGA